GCAATTGCCCGGGACAGCCACATTCGTGTGGAATATTTTTTCGATGGCGGTGGCGCAACGCGTCGCTCCCGACTCGCAAAAGTCTCAGCCATTGCCAATGCCCTGTTCTTTCTGGCTTTGGGCGTGCTTTCGGCACAAATGGCCTGGGATGAGTTTCGGTTTGATGACACCTCGCCTGCCATTGGCCTGCCCAAGTGGTGGTATTCCGTCTGGCTGCCCATCTTTTGCGGAATTCTTTGTGCACGCTCGATCCAGCGTTTTCGCCAACGCGATCAAGACCAAGGCATGGTCGAACACGATCCCAGCAAAGGCAGCCTATGATCGGCGGGCTCTTGTTCACACTGTTTGTGGTGCTAATGCTGGCGGGCGTGCCCATCGGCGTGGCCCTGGGCATTGGCGCGGCCGTGGCGATCGGCCTGGCCAATGTGGACACCGCCACGTTCGGTTTGTTGGCGGTGCCACAGAATTTTTATGCCTCGCTGACCAAATACCCCTTACTGGCGCTGCCCATGTTCGTGCTGGTGGGATCAATCTTTGACCGCTCCGGTGTTGCGCAACGCCTAGTTAACCTCGCGATCGCACTGGTCGGCCGTGGGCCCGGCATGTTGCCGGTGGTGGCCATTGCAGTGGCCATGTTCCTGGGCGGCATTTCGGGATCTGGCCCAGCCAATGCTGCGGCAGTGGGCGGTGTCATGATCGCGGCGATGGCGCGGGCGGGCTATCCCGCCGCATTTTCTGGCTCAGTAATCGGCGCAGCAGCTTCAACCGATATTTTGATTCCGCCATCCATCGCGCTGATTGTGTACAGCATTCTCGTGCCGAGTGCTTCGGTCCCCGCACTTTTTGCAGCAGGCATGATCCCCGGCGTGCTCGTGGGGCTTGCACTGATGATCCCTGCTTTTTGGTTATCGCGCCGACACCAATTCGGTGCCCATGAGGCCAAAGAACCAAGGCCACCTCTACTCAAAAGCCTACAAGAGGCCTCTTGGGGATTGGCTGCACCTGTATTAATTCTGGGGGGCATGCGACTGGGGTGGTTCACCCCCACAGAGGCCGCTGCCGTTGCCGTGGGCTACGGACTGTTTGTGGGGATGGTGATTCACCGCACCATTGGCGTGCGCGATCTTGGATTGATCTTTCGCGAAGCAGCAGAGTTGTCGGCCGTGATTCTGATGATCATTGGCTTGGCATCCATTTTTGCGTATTCACTCTCAACCCTGTCGATCATTGACCCAATCGCCAAGGCCATTCTCTCGAGCGGAATCGGCAGCGCGGCGGCCTTGGCCTGCATTGTGTTGCTGCTCTTGATCGTTGGCATGTTCTTAGATGGCGTATCCATCTTCCTGATTTTTGTGCCGCTACTCACGCCGTTTCTTCTGGCCTTTGGCTGGGATCCGGTCTGGTTTGGTATTCTCATGACCATGATGGTGGCGGTTGGCCAGTTCACACCGCCAATGGCCGTCAATCTGATGGTGTCTTGCAAGATGGCCAAGGTTTCCATCGACCAAACATTTCCGTGGGTTTGGTGGTTCGTCATCGCCGTATTGATTGCGGTGGCCGCCGTCATCGTGTTTCCAGACTTGGCGCTCTGGCTGCCCAGATCAATGGGCTACTAAACCCGGTTTCCTTCCACATCAAAAAGGAGTTGTTCGCATGACATTTCTTTCCAAATCTATGGTGCGTGGTGTCGCCCTGATCGGCATGGCGCTTGGCTTTGGGCTGGGCGCTGCCCACGCCCAACAAGCGGCTGTCCCAGCAGGCTACAAGGCCGAGTACAAATTGTCTGTGGTGCTGGGCAACGCATTCCCCTGGGGCAAGGGCGGCGATATCTGGGCCGATTTGGTTCGTGAGCGCACCAAGGGCCGCATCAACATCAAGATGTACCCCGGCACATCACTGGTTGGCGGTGACCAGACCCGCGAGTTCACCGCGATTCGCCAAGGCGTGATTGATATGGCGATTGGGTCTTCCATTAACTGGTCACCCCAGGTGAAAGAGCTCAACCTCTTTTCCTTGCCTTTCCTGGTCAAAGACTTCAAATCGATTGATGCCCTAACCAGCGGCGAAGTCGGCAAAGATATTTTTGGCACCCTGGAAAAGTCTGGTGTCGTGCCACTGTCATGGGGCGAAAATGGTTTTCGTGAGCTCTCCAACTCCAAACGGGAAATTAAAGTACCGGCTGACTTAAAAGGCATGAAGATCCGTGTGGTGGGCTCCCCGCTCTT
The nucleotide sequence above comes from beta proteobacterium MWH-UniP1. Encoded proteins:
- a CDS encoding DctP family TRAP transporter solute-binding subunit, giving the protein MALGFGLGAAHAQQAAVPAGYKAEYKLSVVLGNAFPWGKGGDIWADLVRERTKGRINIKMYPGTSLVGGDQTREFTAIRQGVIDMAIGSSINWSPQVKELNLFSLPFLVKDFKSIDALTSGEVGKDIFGTLEKSGVVPLSWGENGFRELSNSKREIKVPADLKGMKIRVVGSPLFIDMFTALGANPVQMSWADTQPALASGAVDGQENPLTIFTAAKLHTVAQKHLTMWGYMIDPLIFVVNKEVWNSWTPEDREIVRKAAIDAGKQQIAIARTGLVEPGKPLLKTIEGLGVKVTTPSAADRDAFVKATRGVYNKWKSQIGAPLVDKAEKSLAAVK
- a CDS encoding TRAP transporter small permease — its product is MKRLPEDTLGALLLAALLLITLVNVFVRYFTDQSFAWTEEISSFLMLVLCMAGSASAIARDSHIRVEYFFDGGGATRRSRLAKVSAIANALFFLALGVLSAQMAWDEFRFDDTSPAIGLPKWWYSVWLPIFCGILCARSIQRFRQRDQDQGMVEHDPSKGSL
- a CDS encoding TRAP transporter large permease, whose product is MIGGLLFTLFVVLMLAGVPIGVALGIGAAVAIGLANVDTATFGLLAVPQNFYASLTKYPLLALPMFVLVGSIFDRSGVAQRLVNLAIALVGRGPGMLPVVAIAVAMFLGGISGSGPANAAAVGGVMIAAMARAGYPAAFSGSVIGAAASTDILIPPSIALIVYSILVPSASVPALFAAGMIPGVLVGLALMIPAFWLSRRHQFGAHEAKEPRPPLLKSLQEASWGLAAPVLILGGMRLGWFTPTEAAAVAVGYGLFVGMVIHRTIGVRDLGLIFREAAELSAVILMIIGLASIFAYSLSTLSIIDPIAKAILSSGIGSAAALACIVLLLLIVGMFLDGVSIFLIFVPLLTPFLLAFGWDPVWFGILMTMMVAVGQFTPPMAVNLMVSCKMAKVSIDQTFPWVWWFVIAVLIAVAAVIVFPDLALWLPRSMGY